A DNA window from Solirubrobacterales bacterium contains the following coding sequences:
- a CDS encoding YbdK family carboxylate-amine ligase encodes MSSPTEPMTEAPAWAEWGGGKFPNWTVGIEEEVMLLNTQDATLAQSIDYVLRTVSPSLADRLTPETHGSAVELATGVNERVSDAIEDLNDIRTRLKRELEPLALKVACSGTHPQAVWYQTVISSGERYQGLYGSMRELARREPTFALHVHIGVGDAEDAIRSYNRLRAHVPLLLALSANSPYWQGRDTGLASARTPLFQAFPRVGIPLKFDDYAAYVETVDLMIRSGCFPEPTYLWWDVRPQPRFGTIEIRTMDAQIDSASTAALVALVQSIAKLEHDEGWISEKQTSVQEALNENRFLAARDGYDAELIDADSSTRIPIAKQLPLLIEAARPHAQDLGCESELDHLLDIDFKTGAQRQREIVRSGASLTELVGSLAHQFA; translated from the coding sequence ATGAGTTCCCCAACCGAGCCAATGACCGAAGCGCCCGCTTGGGCAGAATGGGGCGGCGGAAAGTTCCCGAACTGGACCGTCGGCATAGAGGAAGAGGTGATGCTGCTGAACACCCAGGACGCCACCCTCGCGCAGAGCATCGACTACGTCTTGCGCACCGTCTCGCCTTCGCTTGCAGATCGCCTGACCCCGGAGACGCACGGCTCGGCAGTGGAACTTGCGACAGGCGTCAATGAACGCGTCAGTGACGCAATCGAAGATTTGAACGACATTCGCACCCGGTTGAAGCGCGAGCTCGAACCCCTCGCCCTGAAGGTCGCCTGCTCGGGCACCCACCCGCAGGCGGTCTGGTACCAGACAGTGATTTCCAGTGGCGAGCGCTACCAGGGCCTCTACGGCTCAATGCGCGAACTCGCACGACGCGAACCGACCTTTGCGCTGCACGTGCACATCGGCGTCGGCGATGCAGAGGACGCGATCCGTTCGTACAACCGCCTGCGCGCCCACGTGCCGTTGCTTCTGGCGCTTTCGGCGAACTCTCCTTACTGGCAGGGCCGCGACACCGGCCTCGCATCCGCGCGCACTCCCCTCTTTCAGGCCTTCCCCCGCGTAGGTATTCCGTTGAAGTTCGACGACTACGCCGCGTATGTCGAGACCGTGGACCTGATGATCCGGTCCGGCTGCTTTCCCGAGCCAACCTACCTATGGTGGGACGTCCGCCCGCAGCCGCGCTTCGGCACGATCGAAATCCGCACGATGGATGCACAGATCGATTCAGCTTCAACGGCCGCGCTGGTCGCGCTGGTTCAGTCGATCGCCAAGCTCGAGCACGACGAGGGCTGGATCAGCGAGAAGCAGACTTCAGTTCAAGAGGCACTGAACGAGAACCGCTTCCTCGCGGCGCGCGACGGCTACGACGCCGAGCTGATCGACGCTGATTCTTCAACGCGCATTCCGATCGCCAAGCAGCTACCCCTCTTGATCGAGGCCGCCCGCCCGCACGCCCAGGACCTCGGCTGTGAGAGCGAACTCGACCACCTGCTTGATATTGATTTCAAGACCGGCGCCCAGCGCCAGCGCGAAATCGTCCGCTCGGGCGCGAGTCTGACCGAACTGGTCGGCAGTCTTGCTCATCAATTCGCCTGA
- a CDS encoding circularly permuted type 2 ATP-grasp protein, with protein sequence MQEISASYGALTGYGHVDGFFDEAFDESGAPRPQYVPIIEQLAELDLAALRAAAQADVDRRGVAFTTATGTQPFVVDPIPRVIPAEEWRRISSGVAQRVRALNEFVLDVYDEQRIVSAGVIPIEAIESAEYYESDLVGTTPPAGVFTNVAGLDLVRDSDGELRVLEDNVRSPSGLTFSRAARQMSDEVVPFTSGRQKLPVDDNVFEAISDALHAAAPEGASDEPSIALVTDGPGSAAWYEHRQVAKALDIYLFSLDKIENHGGAIYGRDDDGLLKPIDVIYRRTDLDRLRLPSGALSHFGELMLGPIRENAVACVNAFGSGIADDKLIHAYVEDMIVFYLSEEPILESVKTYDPSGAETRAMIDERINELVIKPRGGLGGKGVTIGRRASAEQLEAARRDLELAPEDWVVQETVALSTHPTVIGNSLEPRHIDLRPYAIHLGEDARTLPACLTRVALERGELIVNSSQNGGAKDTWITAE encoded by the coding sequence GTGCAGGAGATTTCTGCGTCATACGGCGCGCTGACGGGCTACGGCCACGTTGACGGATTTTTCGACGAGGCATTCGACGAGAGCGGGGCTCCGCGACCCCAGTACGTCCCGATCATCGAGCAGCTCGCCGAGCTCGACCTCGCCGCGCTGAGGGCGGCCGCGCAGGCTGATGTCGATCGCCGCGGCGTAGCGTTCACGACTGCGACCGGCACTCAGCCCTTTGTCGTTGACCCGATCCCGCGCGTGATCCCGGCCGAGGAATGGCGGCGCATCTCAAGCGGAGTCGCCCAGCGCGTGCGTGCGCTCAACGAGTTCGTCCTCGATGTCTATGACGAGCAGCGCATAGTCAGCGCGGGCGTCATTCCGATCGAGGCGATCGAAAGCGCCGAGTACTACGAGTCCGACCTCGTGGGCACCACCCCGCCGGCTGGCGTGTTCACCAACGTTGCCGGCCTCGACCTCGTGCGCGACTCCGACGGCGAGCTCCGCGTGCTCGAGGACAACGTGCGATCCCCCTCCGGCCTCACGTTCTCTCGGGCGGCGCGTCAGATGAGCGATGAAGTCGTGCCCTTCACCAGCGGGCGGCAGAAGCTTCCGGTCGATGACAACGTCTTCGAGGCGATCTCCGACGCGCTCCATGCGGCCGCGCCAGAAGGCGCCAGCGACGAGCCTTCAATCGCGCTCGTCACCGACGGTCCGGGCAGCGCCGCGTGGTACGAACATCGCCAGGTCGCAAAAGCGCTCGACATCTACCTCTTTTCACTTGACAAGATCGAGAACCACGGCGGCGCGATCTACGGACGCGACGACGACGGCCTGCTCAAGCCGATCGACGTGATCTACCGCCGCACTGACCTCGACCGCCTGCGCCTGCCCAGCGGCGCACTCTCCCACTTCGGTGAGCTGATGCTCGGGCCGATCCGTGAGAACGCCGTCGCCTGCGTCAATGCATTTGGTTCGGGAATCGCCGACGACAAGCTGATCCACGCGTATGTAGAGGACATGATCGTCTTCTACCTCTCTGAAGAGCCGATACTTGAATCTGTGAAGACGTACGACCCATCAGGCGCAGAAACACGAGCGATGATCGACGAGCGCATCAACGAGCTCGTGATCAAGCCGCGCGGTGGGCTCGGTGGTAAAGGCGTCACGATCGGCCGCCGCGCGAGCGCCGAACAGCTCGAGGCCGCGCGCCGCGACCTCGAGCTCGCGCCCGAGGACTGGGTCGTCCAGGAGACCGTCGCGCTTTCAACACATCCGACGGTGATCGGAAACTCTCTGGAGCCGCGACACATCGATCTGCGCCCATATGCAATTCATCTCGGGGAAGATGCAAGGACACTCCCAGCATGCTTGACCCGTGTGGCGCTCGAACGCGGCGAATTGATCGTCAACAGTTCGCAAAACGGGGGAGCGAAAGACACATGGATTACGGCCGAATGA
- a CDS encoding alpha/beta hydrolase: protein MSNALRQPMPEVPGVEHIYVNAGGLRMHVAVAGPEDGEPVMLLHGWPQHWWLWRNVMPDLAAAGYRVYAPDTRGFGWSQATDRFSDYDKRNLARDFIALLDTLGIEKVRLAGHDWGGFAGFLVAMIAPERVDRFLVFNITPPWLDPRPFNLFAALKALSRLGYQVVMSTPGLSRFAQAGPGRKLFKDGVTKGSKTPEIWGDGALDTYLNQFLSPERSTATKFLYRSFLVKELPLIQFNKYMPVKLTVRTKMVFGLDDVAIDPDLITSNKHSNYATDFTVETVENAGHFIVDEQPELATAKLLEFFA, encoded by the coding sequence ATGTCGAACGCCCTGCGGCAACCGATGCCGGAAGTCCCCGGTGTCGAGCACATCTACGTGAATGCCGGCGGGCTTCGTATGCACGTCGCGGTTGCCGGTCCCGAAGATGGTGAGCCGGTGATGCTGCTCCACGGTTGGCCGCAACACTGGTGGCTTTGGCGCAATGTGATGCCGGATCTTGCGGCCGCTGGATACCGGGTCTATGCGCCCGACACTCGGGGGTTTGGCTGGAGTCAAGCCACGGATCGGTTCAGCGACTACGACAAGCGAAACCTTGCGCGCGACTTCATTGCGCTGCTTGACACGCTTGGCATTGAGAAGGTGCGCCTTGCTGGACACGACTGGGGCGGGTTCGCCGGATTCCTCGTGGCGATGATTGCGCCCGAGCGGGTTGATCGCTTTCTCGTCTTCAACATCACGCCGCCGTGGCTGGACCCGCGTCCTTTCAATCTGTTCGCAGCGCTGAAGGCGCTTTCACGCCTTGGCTACCAAGTCGTCATGTCCACGCCGGGACTCTCGCGTTTCGCGCAGGCTGGCCCCGGCCGAAAGCTTTTCAAGGACGGCGTGACAAAGGGCAGCAAGACTCCCGAGATTTGGGGCGACGGCGCACTTGACACCTATCTCAATCAGTTCCTCTCACCGGAGCGTTCGACCGCGACCAAGTTCTTGTACCGGAGCTTCTTGGTGAAGGAGCTTCCTCTGATCCAGTTCAACAAGTACATGCCGGTCAAGCTCACGGTCCGTACGAAGATGGTCTTCGGGCTGGACGATGTGGCGATCGATCCCGATCTGATCACGAGCAACAAGCACTCGAACTACGCGACGGACTTCACGGTCGAAACCGTCGAGAACGCCGGCCACTTCATCGTTGACGAGCAGCCAGAACTTGCGACGGCGAAGCTGCTCGAGTTCTTCGCCTAG
- a CDS encoding gamma-glutamyl-gamma-aminobutyrate hydrolase family protein — translation MNSSPRPVIGVSSSEIRVPEHLKQIPKGEPPHREICLGIPYLNSVQQVGAVPLIIPPMHRDTIESILETVDAVCLSGGPDIDPSTYGQAPHEKLGPTELATDTFEIALARAADARGMPILAICRGMQVLNVARGGTLYQHIPDVYGNEAEAHRQKELGHHPSHAVDIEPGSLLARTIGEAQAEVNSFHHQSVEKLGAGLRISARSPEGIVEGMEAVDRDFVVGVQWHAESLTNRDEHEALFRGLADAAARYRSEASTRRFQAV, via the coding sequence ATGAACAGCTCGCCGCGCCCAGTGATTGGCGTCTCGAGCTCCGAGATCCGCGTGCCCGAGCACTTGAAGCAGATCCCCAAGGGCGAGCCGCCCCACCGTGAGATCTGCCTTGGTATCCCATATCTCAACTCGGTTCAGCAGGTCGGCGCAGTGCCGCTGATCATCCCGCCGATGCACCGCGACACGATTGAATCGATCCTCGAGACCGTTGACGCCGTCTGCCTCTCGGGCGGTCCAGACATCGACCCGAGCACCTACGGCCAGGCGCCGCACGAGAAACTCGGCCCGACCGAACTCGCCACAGACACCTTTGAGATTGCCCTCGCCCGCGCGGCCGACGCACGGGGCATGCCGATCCTCGCGATCTGCCGAGGCATGCAGGTTCTGAACGTCGCCCGCGGCGGCACCCTCTACCAACACATCCCGGACGTATACGGAAACGAAGCCGAGGCTCACCGACAGAAGGAACTGGGGCACCACCCCAGCCACGCCGTCGATATCGAGCCCGGCTCATTGCTGGCGCGCACGATCGGCGAAGCGCAGGCCGAAGTGAACTCTTTTCACCACCAGAGCGTCGAGAAGCTCGGCGCCGGACTCCGCATCAGCGCGCGTTCCCCCGAAGGGATCGTCGAAGGTATGGAGGCAGTTGATCGTGACTTCGTAGTTGGCGTGCAGTGGCACGCCGAGAGCCTGACCAACCGCGATGAGCACGAGGCACTTTTCCGCGGTTTGGCCGACGCAGCTGCGCGGTACCGCAGTGAAGCCTCGACAAGGAGATTCCAGGCCGTATGA
- a CDS encoding type II toxin-antitoxin system prevent-host-death family antitoxin produces MGERAGEIISVGVTELHDRTSELMRAVEDGAELEVTDRGKPIARMSPQGPQDPLARDGDIRKATVGRSKLPPPLKLRSGVTVSDLVKEQQLPITPWESDSA; encoded by the coding sequence ATGGGCGAGCGCGCTGGCGAGATCATTTCTGTTGGAGTCACTGAGCTTCACGATCGCACCAGCGAGTTGATGCGGGCGGTGGAGGACGGTGCGGAACTCGAGGTCACCGACCGCGGAAAACCCATCGCTCGGATGTCGCCGCAAGGCCCGCAGGATCCATTGGCGCGCGACGGCGACATTCGCAAAGCGACAGTTGGCCGCAGCAAGCTCCCGCCTCCGCTCAAGCTCAGATCGGGTGTGACAGTCTCTGATCTGGTGAAAGAGCAGCAGCTGCCAATCACTCCGTGGGAGTCGGATTCCGCCTGA
- a CDS encoding gamma-glutamyl-gamma-aminobutyrate hydrolase family protein, which produces MNDAQPYDGPIGLSSPSRRVTIGVSSSEFREAARERIVPRGDPPREDFVISVEYLRAILLSGAIPFVIPPIMPGAIGQVLDNVDALFVSGGPDIDPTLYNKARTDYVGPTNLMTDTFQTGLIREADIRQMPILTVCRGTQLMNVSRGGSLHQHIPEDFPDSPINHSQEEGGAFATHDVTIKEGSKIHRALDRTETHVNSFHHQCCDRLGSNIEAIAWAPDGVIEGIQAADRDFMLGVQWHSESQTRQEDQQERLFRGLAEAAERRMEKLEAAN; this is translated from the coding sequence TTGAACGACGCACAGCCCTATGACGGACCGATAGGCCTCAGCTCGCCAAGCCGCCGCGTAACGATCGGCGTGTCGAGCTCAGAATTCCGTGAAGCAGCGCGCGAGCGCATTGTGCCGCGCGGCGACCCGCCACGCGAGGACTTCGTGATCAGCGTCGAGTACCTCCGCGCGATCCTCCTCTCGGGCGCCATTCCTTTTGTGATCCCGCCGATCATGCCCGGAGCAATCGGCCAGGTTCTCGACAACGTCGACGCACTGTTTGTCAGCGGCGGCCCAGATATCGACCCTACGCTCTACAACAAGGCGCGCACCGACTACGTCGGCCCGACGAACCTGATGACCGACACGTTCCAGACCGGGCTGATCCGCGAGGCGGACATCCGTCAGATGCCGATCCTCACGGTCTGCCGAGGAACTCAGTTGATGAACGTCTCCCGCGGAGGCTCCCTCCACCAGCACATCCCCGAGGACTTCCCCGACAGCCCGATCAATCATTCGCAAGAAGAGGGCGGCGCGTTTGCCACCCACGACGTGACGATCAAAGAGGGCTCAAAGATCCACCGCGCGCTAGACCGCACGGAAACTCACGTGAACTCCTTCCATCACCAGTGCTGCGACAGGCTCGGCAGCAACATCGAGGCGATCGCCTGGGCACCGGATGGAGTGATCGAGGGCATTCAGGCCGCCGACCGCGACTTCATGCTCGGCGTGCAGTGGCACTCGGAAAGCCAGACGCGCCAGGAGGATCAGCAGGAACGACTCTTCCGCGGCTTGGCTGAAGCGGCCGAACGGCGCATGGAAAAACTCGAAGCGGCGAACTAG